A genomic window from Motacilla alba alba isolate MOTALB_02 chromosome 2, Motacilla_alba_V1.0_pri, whole genome shotgun sequence includes:
- the PLEKHF2 gene encoding pleckstrin homology domain-containing family F member 2: MVDRLANSEANTRRISIVENCFGAAGQPLTIPGRVLIGEGVLTKLCRKKPKARQFFLFNDILVYGNIVIQKKKYNKQHIIPLENVTIDSIQDEGDLRNGWLIKTPTKSFAVYAATATEKSEWMNHINKCVSDLLSKSGKTPSNEHAAVWVPDSEATVCMRCQKAKFTPVNRRHHCRKCGFVVCGPCSEKRFLLPSQSSKPVRICDFCYDLLSTGEMTACQSTRSDSYSQSPKSSLNDVSDDDDDEDSSD; encoded by the coding sequence ATGGTGGATCGCTTGGCAAACAGCGAGGCAAATACTAGAAGAATAAGTATAGTGGAAAACTGCTTTGGAGCAGCTGGTCAACCCCTGACTATTCCTGGCCGTGTTCTGATTGGAGAGGGAGTCCTAACAAAACTGTGTAGGAAGAAGCCCAAAGCAAGGCAGTTCTTCCTGTTCAATGACATTCTTGTTTATGGTAACATTGTCATCCAGAAGAAGAAATACAACAAACAGCACATAATCCCACTGGAAAACGTCACAATTGATTCCATCCAGGATGAGGGAGACTTACGGAATGGGTGGCTTATCAAGACACCAACAAAGTCTTTTGCAGTTTATGCTGCCACTGCTACAGAGAAGTCGGAGTGGATGAACCACATAAATAAGTGTGTTTCTGATTTGCTTTCCAAAAGTGGGAAGACCCCTAGCAATGAACACGCAGCTGTGTGGGTACCGGACTCGGAAGCCACCGTGTGCATGCGCTGTCAGAAAGCCAAGTTCACACCCGTCAACCGTCGTCACCACTGCCGCAAGTGCGGCTTTGTCGTGTGCGGGCCTTGCTCGGAAAAGAGGTTCCTGCTCCCGAGCCAGTCTTCCAAGCCAGTGAGAATCTGCGACTTCTGCTACGATCTGCTTTCCACGGGAGAGATGACTGCTTGTCAGTCCACTAGGTCAGACTCCTACAGCCAGTCACCTAAGTCATCTTTAAATGATGTatctgatgatgatgatgatgaagacaGTAGCGACTAA